A stretch of the Carassius carassius chromosome 6, fCarCar2.1, whole genome shotgun sequence genome encodes the following:
- the LOC132142032 gene encoding relaxin-3-like translates to MCKAAVLTLGLLVALLGGAQATDGHPIYGVKLCGREFIRAVIFTCGGSRWRRSLDVSGDLSSDLLSAHDEEVSDSWVSNPLIPGLSYRPRPDAEAHVWAGEGQESPVFSRPARSLISEEVLEALRTSDRKGRDVVVGLSNACCKWGCSKSEISSLC, encoded by the exons ATGTGTAAAGCTGCAGTTCTCACGCTCGGCCTGCTGGTGGCGCTGCTGGGCGGCGCTCAGGCCACTGACGGACACCCGATCTACGGAGTGAAGCTGTGCGGTAGAGAGTTCATCCGGGCGGTCATCTTCACCTGCGGGGGCTCGCGGTGGAGGAGATCTCTGGATGTTTCAG GTGATCTGTCCAGTGATCTGCTCTCTGCTCATGACGAAGAGGTCTCTGACAGCTGGGTCTCCAACCCTCTCATCCCTGGACTGTCATACAGACCCCGTCCCGATGCAGAGGCCCATGTCTGGGCAGGAGAGGGCCAGGAGAGCCCCGTGTTCAGCCGTCCCGCCCGCTCTCTCATCTCAGAGGAAGTGCTGGAGGCCTTGCGCACGTCAGACAGGAAGGGGCGGGATGTGGTCGTTGGGCTGTCCAATGCCTGCTGTAAATGGGGCTGCAGTAAGAGCGAAATCAGCTCGTTGTGTTAA
- the LOC132142799 gene encoding transportin-2-like, translating into MEWQPDEQGLQQVLQLLKDSQSPDTATQRAVQEKLEQLNQFPDFNNYLIFVLTSLKSEDEPTRSLSGLILKNNVKAHFQNFPPVVADFIKRECLNNIGDPSPLIRATIGILITTIASKGELQTWPELLPQLCNLLNSEDYNTCEGSFGALQKICEDSSELLDSDALNRPLNIMIPKFLQFFKHCSPKIRSHAIACVNQFIIGRAQALMDNIDTFIESLFALAGDEDCEVRKNVCRALVMLLEVRIDRLIPHMHSIIQYMLQRTQDADENVSLEACEFWLTLAEQPICKEALSGHLVQLIPILVNGMKYSEIDIILLKGDVEEDDNVPDSEQDIKPRFHKSRTVTLQHEGGEGEEGEDIDDDEDDDDDTLSDWNLRKCSAAALDVLANVFRDDLLPHLLPLLKGLLFHPDWVIKESGILVLGAIAEGCMQGMVQYLPELIPHLIQCLCDKKALVRSIACWTLSRYAHWVVSQPPDAHLKPLMTELLKRILDGNKRVQEAACSAFATLEEEACTELVPYLSFILDTLVFAFGKYQHKNLLILYDAIGTLADSVGHHLNQPEYIQKLMPPLIQKWNELKDEDKDLFPLLECLSSVATALQSGFLPYCEPVYQRCVTLVQKTLAQAMMYSQQPDQYEAPDKDFMIVALDLLSGLAEGLGGHVDQLVARSNIMTLLFQCMQDTMPEVRQSSFALLGDLTKACFPHVKPCIAEFMPILGTNLNPEFISVCNNATWAIGEICMQMGVEMQPYVALVLPHLVEIINRPNTPKTLLENTAITIGRLGYVCPQEVAPMLQQFIRPWCTSLRNIRDNEEKDSAFRGICVMIGVNPGGVVQDFIFFCDAVASWVSPKDDLRDMFYKILHGFKDQVGEENWQQFSEQFPPILKERLSACYGV; encoded by the exons ATGGAGTGGCAGCCGGATGAACAGGGTTTACAGCAGGTGCTGCAGCTGTTGAAGGACTCTCAGTCTCCGGATACGGCCACACAGAGAGCCGTTCAAGAG AAACTGGAGCAGCTGAATCAGTTTCCCGACTTCAACAACTATCTCATCTTTGTCCTCACCAGCCTCAAATCTGAAG aCGAACCCACCCGTTCTCTGAGCGGCCTGATCCTCAAGAACAACGTGAAGGCTCACTTCCAGAACTTCCCTCCGGTCGTGGCCGACTTCATCAAGAGAGAGTGTCTCAACAACATCGGAGACCCGTCCCCGCTCATCCGCGCCACCATCG GTATTCTCATCACTACTATCGCGTCTAAAGGGGAGCTGCAGACATGGCCTGAGCTGCTGCCTCAACTCTGCAACCTCCTGAACTCAGAGGACTACAACACCTGCGAG gggtCTTTTGGTGCGCTGCAGAAGATCTGTGAGGACTCGTCTGAACTGCTGGACAGTGACGCTCTGAATCGACCCCTCAACATCATGATCCCCAAATTCCTGCAGTTCTTCAAACACTGCAGCCCCAAGATCAG GTCTCATGCCATAGCGTGTGTGAATCAGTTCATTATTGGCAGGGCTCAGGCTCTCATGGACAACATCGACACATTCATAGAG TCTCTGTTTGCGTTGGCGGGTGATGAAGACTGCGAGGTGAGGAAGAACGTGTGCAGAGCTCTGGTCATGCTGTTGGAGGTCCGGATCGACCGCCTGATTCCACACATGCACAGCATCATACAG tACATGCTGCAGCGCACGCAGGATGCGGATGAGAACGTGTCGCTGGAGGCGTGTGAATTCTGGCTGACTCTGGCGGAGCAGCCCATCTGTAAAGAGGCTCTGTCAGGACACCTGGTCCA ACTCATCCCCATCCTGGTGAACGGAATGAAGTACTCTGAGATTGACATCATTTTACTGAAG gGGGACGTGGAGGAGGACGACAACGTTCCTGACAGCGAGCAGGACATCAAGCCTCGCTTCCACAAGTCACGCACCGTCACGCTGCAGCACGAGGGAGGAGAGGGGGAGGAAGGAGAGGACATCGATGATGACGAGGATGATGACGACGACACACTGTCTGACTGGAACCTGC GGAAGTGCTCTGCGGCGGCACTGGATGTGTTGGCTAACGTCTTTCGGGACGACCTGTTGCCGCACCTGCTGCCGCTGCTGAAGGGTCTGCTGTTCCACCCGGACTGGGTCATCAAGGAGTCTGGGATACTGGTGCTGGGAGCCATCGCTGAAG GCTGCATGCAGGGTATGGTACAGTACCTGCCCGAGCTCATCCCGCACCTGATCCAGTGTCTGTGTGATAAGAAGGCTCTGGTTCGCTCCATCGCCTGCTGGACGCTCAGCCGCTACGCACACTGGGTGGTGAGCCAGCCACCGGACGCCCACCTCAAACCGCTCATGACAGAGCTGCTCAAACGCATCCTGGACGGCAACAAGAGAGTGCAGGAGGCcgcctgcag TGCGTTTGCGACTCTGGAGGAGGAGGCGTGTACGGAGCTGGTTCCGTACCTCAGTTTCATTCTGGACACTCTGGTGTTTGCGTTCGGGAAATATCAGCACAAGAACCTGCTCATCCTGTACGACGCCATCGGCACCCTGGCAGACTCCGTCGGACATCACCTGAACCAACCG gaaTACATCCAGAAACTGATGCCTCCTCTGATCCAGAAGTGGAATGAACTGAAAGACGAGGATAAAGACCTGTTTCCTCTGCTGGAG tgtttgtcgTCTGTGGCTACGGCGTTACAGAGTGGTTTCCTGCCGTACTGTGAGCCCGTCTATCAGCGCTGTGTTACTCTGGTGCAGAAAACACTCGCACAAGCCATG atgtacAGTCAGCAGCCGGATCAGTACGAGGCTCCAGATAAGGACTTCATGATAGTCGCTCTGGATCTGCTTAGCGGTCTGGCCGAAGGTCTCGGGGGTCATGTGGACCAGCTGGTTGCCCGTAGCAACATCATGACCCTTCTGTTCCAGTGTATGCAG GACACTATGCCTGAAGTGAGGCAGAGCTCGTTTGCTTTGCTGGGTGATCTGACCAAGGCCTGTTTTCCACACGTCAAACCCTGCATCG ctgagTTCATGCCGATCCTGGGGACGAATCTGAACCCTGAGTTCATCTCCGTGTGTAACAACGCAACCTGGGCCATCGGAGAGATCTGCATGCAGATGG GTGTGGAGATGCAGCCGTATGTGGCTCTGGTTCTTCCTCATCTGGTGGAGATTATTAACAGACCAAACACTCCCAAAACCCTGCTGGAGAACACAG CCATCACGATTGGTCGCCTGGGCTACGTCTGTCCACAGGAAGTGGCTCCCATGTTGCAACAGTTCATCAGACCCTG gTGCACATCGTTACGAAACATCCGAGATAATGAGGAAAAGGACTCGGCCTTCAGAGGCATCTGTGTGATGATTGGTGTGAATCCTGGCGGTGTGGTCCAG GACTTCATCTTCTTCTGTGATGCGGTGGCCTCCTGGGTCAGCCCTAAAGATGACCTGAGGGACATGTTCTACAAG ATCCTACATGGTTTTAAGGACCAGGTCGGAGAGGAGAACTGGCAGCAGTTCTCGGAGCAGTTCCCGCCCATCCTGAAGGAACGCCTCTCTGCATGCTATGGCGTGTAA